The Sorex araneus isolate mSorAra2 chromosome 5, mSorAra2.pri, whole genome shotgun sequence genome has a segment encoding these proteins:
- the TIGD2 gene encoding tigger transposable element-derived protein 2, translating into MLGKRKRVVLTIKDKLDILERLEEGVSFKRLSALYGIGESTVRDIKKNKERIVNYASSSHPTSGVSRRKSMKSSTYEELDRVMIEWFNQQKTDGVPVSGTICAKQARFFFDALGMEGDFNASSGWLTRFKQRHGIPKAAGKGAKLKGDEGAAREFCRSFQEFVERENLQPEQIYGADQTGLFWKCLPSRTLVLGTEQSAPSYRSSRERIIIMCCANATGLHKLNLCVVGKAKRPRAFKGTDLANLPVTYFSQKSAWIEHAVFRQWFEKHFVPQVQKHLKSKGLLEKAVLLLDFPPEHPDQELLRSQDGRIMVKHLPPNVTSLIQPMSQGILATVKRYYRTGLLQKYADGGTDPKMFWKNLTVLDAVHEVARAWSMVRSSTITKAWKKLFPGSEENSGVSVDAGAILAANLATVLQNTEDCDQVDIENIDQWFDSRSNASSCQVLPDSEGAGGQAQPGQQTGSSKAKKTELNREKHISHKVALEWTENLLNYLEQQDDMLLSDKLVLRRLRTIIRRKQKIQMNKSH; encoded by the coding sequence ATGCTTGGGAAACGGAAGCGCGTGGTGCTGACCATCAAGGACAAGCTGGACATCCTGGAGCGGCTGGAGGAGGGCGTGTCCTTCAAGCGGCTGTCGGCGCTGTACGGCATCGGGGAGTCCACGGTGCGCGACATCAAGAAGAACAAGGAGCGCATCGTCAACTACGCCAGCAGCTCGCACCCCACCAGCGGGGTCTCCCGGCGCAAGTCCATGAAGTCCTCCACCTACGAGGAGCTGGACCGCGTCATGATCGAGTGGTTCAACCAGCAGAAGACGGACGGCGTGCCCGTGTCGGGCACCATCTGCGCCAAGCAGGCGCGCTTCTTCTTCGACGCGCTGGGCATGGAGGGGGACTTCAACGCGTCCTCGGGCTGGCTGACCCGCTTCAAGCAGCGGCACGGCATCCCCAAGGCGGCCGGGAAGGGCGCCAAGCTGAAGGGCGACGAGGGCGCCGCCCGGGAGTTCTGCCGGAGCTTTCAGGAGTTCGTGGAGAGAGAGAACCTCCAGCCAGAGCAGATCTACGGGGCCGACCAGACGGGGCTGTTCTGGAAGTGTCTGCCCTCCAGAACCCTGGTCCTGGGCACGGAGCAGAGCGCTCCCAGCTACCGGTCCAGCAGAGAAAGAATCATCATCATGTGCTGTGCCAATGCCACGGGTTTGCACAAACTCAACCTGTGCGTGGTGGGGAAAGCTAAGAGACCCCGGGCCTTCAAAGGGACGGACCTGGCCAATCTTCCCGTCACTTACTTCAGTCAGAAAAGTGCGTGGATAGAACATGCTGTGTTCAGACAGTGGTTTGAGAAACACTTCGTGCCCCAGGTGCAGAAGCACTTGAAATCCAAGGGGCTTCTGGAAAAGGCTGTGCTGCTTTTGGACTTCCCCCCGGAGCATCCCGACCAGGAGCTGTTGCGTTCTCAGGACGGCAGGATCATGGTGAAACATTTACCACCAAATGTCACCAGTCTCATTCAGCCTATGAGTCAGGGAATTCTAGCCACTGTGAAAAGATATTACCGGACAGGCCTGCTCCAGAAATACGCGGACGGAGGGACTGACCCAAAAATGTTTTGGAAGAACTTAACGGTATTGGATGCGGTTCATGAAGTCGCAAGAGCTTGGAGCATGGTCAGATCGAGTACTATAACCAAAGCTTGGAAAAAACTGTTCCCTGGCAGCGAGGAGAACTCCGGCGTGAGTGTGGACGCAGGAGCCATTCTAGCAGCAAATTTAGCAACGGTTTTGCAGAACACAGAAGACTGTGATCAAGTTGACATTGAGAATATTGACCAGTGGTTTGATTCTCGCAGTAATGCCTCCAGCTGTCAGGTGCTCCCTGACAGTGAAGGTGCTGGTGGTCAGGCCCAGCCTGGCCAGCAAACGGGGTCCAGTAAGGCAAAGAAAACAGAGCTGAATCGGGAGAAGCACATCAGTCATAAAGTTGCACTGGAATGGACGGAAAATTTACTGAACTACCTAGAACAACAAGATGACATGCTTCTGTCTGATAAACTGGTCTTACGGAGGCTTCGAACTATAAtaagaaggaaacagaagatccaaatgaacaaaagtcATTAA